A genome region from Danio aesculapii chromosome 2, fDanAes4.1, whole genome shotgun sequence includes the following:
- the LOC130238735 gene encoding CMRF35-like molecule 1: MAKEETSQHFNKRSVSFKKILVFFIWLTTGSKYKTASASRALTVQTGGSIVIPCYYDRKYTEYKKYWCFNAKRYFSSCSILAYANETKGKASVIDHPDQSFFTVTMRNLQEKDTRAYWCAVEIGGFFQPDENEQFYLTVQSAPDVSVLSSSVSGHEGGNVSVQCFYSSGYQNELKQWCRYKDQICYAMERSDTSQNSSVQISDGESFFSVLMTGLRLSDSGWYSCCVGEKEALVQLTVTGASSENQVLDFTLSEAKTAEVTSESHLRKNGHYGYLEVWVPAFLLLLLLIALVMSTVIWRMKHADRNVTLSVGANRDEACETENVNQCSETAENDLTYSSVTVLPKTEARNDVTYSSVTVKPKKKFSPVEEDQVIYSSVHK; the protein is encoded by the exons ATGGCGAAAGAAGAAACATCGCAACATTTCAACAAACGGTCTGTCAGTTTCAAGAAGATCCTCGTGTTTTTCATTTGGCTCACAACAG GCTCTAAGTACAAAACCGCATCAGCAAGCAGAGCATTAACAGTTCAGACTGGAGGATCTATTGTTATTCCCTGTTATTATGACAGAAAATACACAGAATACAAGAAATACTGGTGCTTTAATGCCAAGAGATATTTCAGTTCCTGCTCTATTCTGGCATATGCTAATGAAACCAAAGGAAAAGCGTCAGTGATTGATCATCCAGATCAGAGTTTCTTTACTGTGACTATGAGGAACCTGCAGGAAAAAGACACTAGAGCTTACTGGTGTGCTGTAGAGATTGGAGGATTCTTTCAACCGGATGAGAACGAGCAGTTTTATCTCACAGTTCAATCAG CTCCTGATGTGTCTGTGTTGAGCAGCAGTGTATCTGGACATGAAGGTGGTAATGTCAGTGTTCAGTGTTTCTACAGTTCTGGATATCAGAATGAACTCAAACAGTGGTGCAGATATAAAGATCAGATCTGTTACGCAATGGAGAGATCTGACACATCCCAGAATTCATCAGTGCAGATCAGTGATGGTGAAAGCTTCTTCTCTGTGCTGATGACTGGACTGAGACTCTCTGATTCTGGATGGTATTCCTGTTGTGTAGGAGAAAAAGAGGCTTTAGTTCAGCTCACAGTCACTGGAG CCTCTTCAGAAAATCAAGTCCTTGATTTCACGCTCTCTGAAGCAAAAACAG cagaaGTCACCTCAGAAAGTCACCTCAGAAAAAATGG GCATTATGGGTATCTGGAGGTGTGGGTTCCAGcatttctgctgctgctgctgctgattgCACTCGTCATGTCAACAgttatatggagaatgaagcacg CAGACCGAAATGTCACACTCAGTGTAGGTGCAAACCGAGACGAAGCCTGTGAGACA gAAAATGTTAATCAgtgttcagaaactgcagagaatGATTTGACCTACAGCTCTGTCACAGTTCTGCCTAAAACTGAAGCG AGAAATGATGTGACCTACAGCTCTGTCACAGTTAAGCCCAAAAAGAAA TTCAGTCCAGTAGAAGAGGATCAGGTGATCTACAGCTCTGTGCACAAATAG